Proteins encoded in a region of the Stieleria neptunia genome:
- a CDS encoding glucose-1-phosphate cytidylyltransferase — MKVVLFCGGFGMRLREYSESIPKPMVTIGYRPILWHVMKYYAHYGHKDFILCLGWKANVIKDYFLNYDECVSNDFVLSGGGKNISLLNSDIHDWNITFVDTGVSACIGERLKAVQPHLEGEKTFLANYTDGLASVDLPRLINFHDQSDSVATFVSVRPSQTFHKVSIDEAGGVQCIQEISKTDTWMNGGFFVFSNQFFDYLDEGEELVDQPFQRLIAEGKLRSMRHEGFWGCMDTYKEKQMLEDMYDRGDIPWAVWDKSTQRVQDADHPVTSNAQFAAKPLPR; from the coding sequence ATGAAAGTCGTTCTCTTCTGCGGCGGCTTCGGGATGCGGCTCCGCGAATATTCCGAGTCGATTCCCAAGCCGATGGTCACCATCGGATACCGCCCCATCTTGTGGCACGTGATGAAATATTATGCCCATTACGGGCACAAAGACTTCATCCTGTGCCTCGGATGGAAGGCAAACGTGATCAAGGACTATTTCCTGAACTATGACGAATGCGTCTCCAACGATTTCGTCCTCAGTGGAGGAGGTAAGAACATCAGCCTGCTCAACAGCGATATCCACGACTGGAATATCACGTTTGTCGACACCGGTGTTTCGGCGTGTATTGGTGAACGATTGAAAGCGGTCCAACCGCATCTGGAGGGCGAAAAGACCTTCCTGGCAAATTACACCGACGGCTTAGCATCGGTCGATCTGCCCCGACTGATCAACTTTCACGACCAATCGGATTCTGTCGCAACGTTTGTCTCCGTGCGTCCCTCGCAAACCTTCCACAAGGTTTCCATCGACGAAGCGGGAGGGGTCCAGTGCATTCAGGAAATCTCCAAAACTGATACCTGGATGAACGGCGGATTTTTTGTCTTTTCCAACCAGTTCTTTGATTACTTGGACGAAGGAGAAGAGCTCGTCGACCAACCGTTTCAACGGCTGATCGCGGAGGGGAAACTGCGTTCGATGCGACACGAAGGTTTCTGGGGATGCATGGATACCTACAAAGAAAAGCAGATGCTAGAAGACATGTACGACCGGGGCGACATTCCATGGGCGGTCTGGGATAAATCGACACAGCGTGTCCAGGACGCCGACCACCCCGTGACGTCAAACGCGCAATTCGCCGCCAAACCCTTGCCCCGGTAA
- a CDS encoding hybrid sensor histidine kinase/response regulator codes for MNRDQLVQQLMATFLDELHVHVSSLGRDLLALENNLSAEERAEAWTSIFRAAHSLKGASAVVHVDPIHVACHRLEDIFEFYRDSDQTLSQETTSILLKVVDAIEEIGMRIRAEQGIEGAPLTEMLPQLERLADQVTGTDSVKEDAGSVKEGAGSVKEDADSVVDGDDEFDDDDDFEFDASPAVEQAAEKTERDAAPKMPPINAALLPIFLEELEDRCASLSQDAIAMESVTDPGERDELLANLFRSAHSLKGAAGVVKLVPVQELCHRLEDELESIRSGATEYSTRSATAMLEAVDVIRDAGSQLKAGRELDLGEIESRTSRIDDLLSGSAEPAVADTRPTPETEIADTKPAEPKQLPEETTEPVAVESQGKLGLETKSEGKTPSPKRVKSDQGASIRVPAEKLDALLSHSGELLVARGRLAFRAKDTAAVRDLAAELRGTWRENEQAMRDLGERTIDDGDIANPRRIAAVIEHTASRLTALSSRLDALASAIESDNRLLQQTCGLLDDEVYNVRMLPFSDACGGLQRAVRDIATGGNKKIELKIVGAEVEVDRSVLEGLKDPLLHLVRNSADHGVESPAQRTEAGKPERATITVSAELRGGQVQVRVEDDGGGLNLRRICEIARKRDIEVPDDPREQARLIFAPGFSTAKLITDISGRGVGLDVVQSQVESLHGSVDVSSKPGLGTRFTLNVPLTLTTIRSMMVKVADQTYAIPTSAIQRLVRFGPDDLRSSAGRDSLLLGEAPMVVASLAQTLRLPSKGLLAGTAAKGLAIVLNVADQSVAVVVDEVLSEQEVLVKNLGSRVRRLRHFSGCTLLPTGKIALVINAANVVRTALGMKLDLVAAARASASARKQTVAGPDTHGRTLLLAEDSVTTRVLLRNILESAGYEVTTAADGQQAWELIQEKPFDILVTDVDMPRMDGFELTAALRGLESAADLPVVLVTARGSDADKQRGVQAGANAYIVKGNFEQQNLLETVAQLI; via the coding sequence ATGAACCGTGATCAACTCGTGCAGCAACTGATGGCCACGTTCCTGGATGAATTGCACGTGCACGTCAGTAGTCTGGGGCGAGACCTGTTGGCCTTGGAAAATAACCTTTCCGCCGAAGAACGGGCGGAGGCCTGGACGTCGATCTTTCGCGCCGCCCACAGTCTCAAGGGGGCCTCGGCGGTGGTCCACGTCGATCCGATTCATGTCGCCTGTCATCGGCTGGAAGACATTTTCGAATTCTACCGCGACTCCGATCAGACCTTGTCCCAAGAAACGACTTCGATTCTGTTGAAAGTCGTCGATGCGATCGAAGAGATCGGCATGCGAATTCGCGCCGAACAAGGGATCGAAGGCGCACCGTTGACCGAGATGTTGCCGCAACTAGAACGCCTGGCCGACCAAGTCACCGGGACCGACTCGGTCAAAGAGGACGCCGGCTCAGTCAAAGAAGGCGCCGGCTCGGTCAAAGAGGACGCCGACTCGGTCGTCGATGGCGACGACGAATTCGATGACGACGACGATTTTGAATTTGACGCAAGCCCTGCGGTCGAGCAGGCGGCGGAGAAAACCGAACGCGATGCAGCACCCAAAATGCCGCCGATCAACGCGGCCTTGCTTCCCATCTTCTTAGAAGAACTGGAAGACCGCTGCGCAAGTCTCAGCCAGGATGCGATCGCGATGGAAAGCGTGACGGATCCCGGCGAACGGGACGAGCTGCTCGCGAATCTGTTCCGTTCGGCGCACAGTTTGAAAGGAGCCGCGGGCGTCGTCAAACTCGTGCCGGTTCAAGAGCTCTGTCATCGGTTGGAAGATGAACTGGAATCGATCCGCTCGGGCGCTACGGAATATTCGACACGCTCGGCAACCGCGATGCTTGAAGCGGTGGATGTGATTCGGGACGCGGGAAGTCAGCTCAAAGCAGGCCGTGAGTTGGATCTGGGCGAGATTGAATCACGGACATCAAGAATCGACGACCTGCTGTCGGGATCGGCGGAGCCGGCTGTGGCCGACACGCGTCCGACGCCTGAAACCGAGATTGCCGACACCAAGCCGGCAGAACCCAAGCAGCTGCCTGAGGAGACGACGGAGCCGGTCGCGGTCGAGTCCCAAGGCAAGCTCGGTTTGGAAACCAAGTCCGAAGGCAAGACGCCGTCGCCCAAGCGAGTGAAATCCGACCAGGGGGCATCGATTCGCGTTCCGGCGGAGAAACTCGACGCCTTGCTGTCGCACAGCGGCGAATTGCTCGTCGCCCGCGGCCGGTTGGCATTTCGCGCCAAGGACACCGCTGCGGTGCGTGACCTGGCCGCGGAACTGCGGGGAACTTGGCGTGAAAACGAACAAGCGATGCGGGACTTGGGTGAGCGGACGATTGACGACGGCGACATCGCCAATCCGCGCCGGATTGCTGCGGTGATCGAGCACACCGCCAGCCGACTGACGGCCCTTTCGTCGCGACTGGACGCACTGGCCAGTGCGATCGAATCGGACAATCGTCTGCTTCAACAAACCTGTGGACTGCTCGATGACGAAGTCTACAACGTACGAATGCTGCCGTTTTCGGATGCCTGCGGTGGGCTGCAACGGGCCGTGCGTGACATCGCGACCGGAGGCAACAAAAAGATCGAACTAAAAATTGTCGGGGCGGAGGTGGAAGTCGATCGATCGGTGTTGGAGGGGCTCAAGGATCCGCTGTTGCATTTGGTCCGAAACTCCGCCGATCACGGGGTCGAGTCTCCGGCACAGCGCACCGAAGCGGGCAAACCGGAGCGGGCGACGATTACGGTTTCGGCCGAATTGCGCGGCGGCCAGGTTCAGGTGCGGGTCGAAGACGACGGCGGCGGGCTCAATCTGCGACGCATTTGCGAGATCGCGCGAAAGCGAGACATCGAGGTTCCCGACGATCCGAGAGAACAAGCTCGGTTGATCTTCGCGCCGGGTTTCTCGACCGCAAAACTGATCACCGACATCTCCGGTCGCGGCGTGGGTCTGGATGTGGTGCAAAGCCAAGTGGAATCGTTGCACGGGTCGGTCGATGTGTCCTCCAAACCTGGGCTGGGGACCCGGTTTACGTTGAACGTCCCGCTGACGTTGACCACGATTCGGTCGATGATGGTCAAGGTCGCCGACCAGACGTACGCCATTCCCACGTCGGCGATTCAGCGTTTGGTGCGTTTCGGCCCCGACGACCTCCGCTCGTCGGCGGGCCGCGATTCCCTGCTGCTCGGTGAGGCTCCGATGGTGGTCGCGTCGCTGGCCCAGACCTTGCGTTTACCGTCGAAGGGATTGTTGGCAGGGACCGCGGCCAAGGGACTGGCGATCGTGTTGAATGTGGCTGACCAATCCGTCGCGGTGGTCGTGGACGAGGTCTTGTCCGAGCAAGAAGTGTTGGTCAAGAACCTCGGATCGCGGGTACGACGGCTGCGACATTTTTCGGGCTGTACGTTGCTGCCGACCGGCAAGATCGCGCTGGTCATCAACGCGGCCAATGTGGTTCGAACGGCACTGGGGATGAAGCTGGACCTGGTGGCGGCGGCGCGGGCGTCGGCCAGCGCGCGGAAACAAACGGTGGCCGGTCCGGATACCCACGGCCGAACGCTGCTGTTGGCCGAAGACTCGGTCACCACTCGGGTGTTGTTGCGAAATATCCTGGAATCGGCCGGCTATGAGGTCACGACGGCCGCCGATGGGCAACAAGCGTGGGAGCTGATCCAAGAAAAGCCGTTCGACATCCTCGTCACCGACGTGGACATGCCCAGGATGGACGGATTTGAGTTGACCGCGGCGCTGCGCGGTTTGGAATCGGCTGCGGATCTGCCCGTCGTGCTGGTCACCGCGCGAGGCTCCGATGCCGATAAACAGCGCGGCGTTCAAGCCGGCGCGAACGCCTACATCGTCAAAGGAAATTTCGAGCAACAGAATCTGCTCGAAACCGTCGCCCAACTTATTTAG
- a CDS encoding PIG-L deacetylase family protein yields the protein MLGFQLRNIQTVLCLGAHSDDLEIGCGGAILDLIASNPDVRIHWCVFSADQQRAAEARTSAAKFLAGAADHRVEIFAFRDSFFPNHWGEIKETLSDLSKRVQPDLIFTHRLEDRHQDHRLIAELTWCAFRNHLILEYEIPKYEGDLGQPNLYWTLSRAITQQKIDHLLEAFATQADKPWFDAELFQSMLRLRGSECHAPSKLAEGFYCRKAVIGRSGTD from the coding sequence ATGCTCGGTTTTCAACTCCGCAACATTCAGACCGTCCTATGCTTGGGCGCCCATAGCGACGATCTCGAAATCGGATGTGGCGGCGCGATCCTGGACCTGATCGCCTCAAATCCCGACGTGCGGATTCATTGGTGTGTTTTCTCCGCTGATCAGCAGCGCGCTGCCGAAGCCCGTACCAGTGCAGCGAAATTCCTCGCGGGAGCAGCTGATCATCGCGTTGAAATTTTCGCGTTCCGCGACAGTTTCTTTCCGAATCATTGGGGCGAAATCAAGGAAACCCTGTCGGATCTTTCCAAACGCGTGCAACCCGATCTGATCTTTACCCATCGGCTAGAGGATCGCCACCAAGACCACCGTCTGATCGCCGAGTTGACGTGGTGCGCGTTTCGAAATCACCTGATTCTGGAATACGAGATTCCGAAATACGAGGGTGACCTGGGACAGCCCAATTTGTACTGGACGCTCTCCCGCGCGATCACGCAACAAAAAATAGACCATCTCTTGGAAGCGTTCGCCACACAGGCTGACAAACCCTGGTTTGATGCCGAACTGTTTCAATCGATGCTTCGTTTACGCGGCAGCGAGTGTCACGCACCGTCAAAACTTGCCGAGGGGTTCTATTGCCGCAAAGCGGTCATCGGGCGATCAGGAACAGATTGA
- a CDS encoding CheR family methyltransferase — MKAVAVEGFAEFQRSLARNPQLLSDTIDQLTVGETYFFREHQHFEFIRQTVIPDFRARSGHHEPIRTWSAGCATGEEAYSLAIVFTQEHAASTILATDLSTAAIEKAQRAVFRPWSFRGQASDAVRPFVTESEDQFTLSPRITRRVQFQRLNLASNTYPSSANGTCNMDLILCRNVLIYFGSETVGEISRRLFACLAPGGWLITASGDPQLVQHADYEVVACDQGVFYRRPRHAESASKTTAGSRLPTRPASDLEALHRATESPLANSLPANSLPANSLPANSLPANSLPANSLPANTAPANSLQAESALRPSVQPVANHAGSVTTWDTDGASRGAGSSRDLLDDSDACLAEIKRVAATDPIRALEICRPAAERHPLVEELHYLHGVLLADADQPLMALESIRKAIFLNRSSVMSHFLFASIQNRQGQYGSAHKHFRRVCELCALGNPNEVLPMSNGETVAEIAVAAQSQLARLESRRDP, encoded by the coding sequence ATGAAAGCAGTTGCCGTCGAGGGGTTTGCGGAGTTTCAACGGAGCTTGGCACGGAACCCCCAGTTGCTCTCCGACACGATCGATCAATTGACCGTTGGCGAAACCTATTTCTTTCGCGAGCATCAGCACTTCGAGTTCATCCGCCAGACGGTCATTCCTGATTTCCGTGCCCGCTCGGGGCATCACGAACCGATCCGGACTTGGTCGGCCGGGTGTGCCACGGGGGAAGAGGCCTATTCGTTGGCGATCGTGTTCACGCAGGAACATGCCGCGTCGACGATTTTGGCGACGGACCTGTCCACCGCGGCGATCGAAAAAGCACAGCGAGCGGTTTTCCGGCCGTGGTCGTTTCGTGGTCAAGCCTCCGACGCGGTCCGCCCCTTCGTGACCGAGTCGGAAGATCAATTCACCCTGTCACCCCGCATCACCCGACGCGTTCAATTCCAGCGATTGAATTTAGCGTCCAACACGTATCCCTCCTCGGCCAACGGCACGTGCAACATGGATCTGATCCTGTGTCGCAATGTGCTGATCTACTTCGGCAGCGAGACGGTGGGTGAGATCAGCCGCCGGCTGTTCGCGTGCCTGGCGCCGGGCGGATGGTTGATCACCGCTTCGGGCGACCCACAGCTTGTCCAACACGCCGATTATGAGGTCGTTGCGTGCGACCAGGGTGTGTTCTATCGCCGTCCCCGGCATGCCGAATCGGCGTCGAAAACGACGGCCGGTTCACGATTGCCGACCCGCCCCGCGTCCGATCTCGAAGCCCTCCATCGGGCGACCGAATCGCCGCTCGCGAACTCACTGCCGGCGAACTCACTGCCGGCGAACTCACTGCCGGCGAACTCACTGCCGGCGAACTCACTGCCGGCGAACTCACTGCCGGCGAACACAGCGCCGGCGAACTCACTGCAGGCCGAGTCGGCGCTGCGCCCGTCCGTGCAGCCGGTGGCGAACCACGCGGGCTCGGTCACGACATGGGATACCGACGGCGCATCCCGGGGGGCGGGATCGTCGCGGGATCTGTTGGACGATTCCGACGCGTGTTTGGCGGAGATCAAACGGGTCGCCGCGACGGATCCGATCAGGGCGCTGGAGATTTGCCGCCCGGCCGCCGAGCGGCACCCCTTGGTGGAAGAGCTTCATTATTTACATGGCGTCTTGCTGGCCGACGCAGATCAGCCGCTGATGGCACTCGAATCGATACGAAAGGCGATTTTTCTTAATCGATCTTCGGTGATGTCTCATTTTCTGTTTGCGTCGATCCAGAACCGGCAGGGACAATATGGCTCGGCACACAAACACTTTCGGCGGGTCTGTGAATTGTGCGCCCTCGGGAATCCGAACGAGGTGTTGCCGATGTCCAACGGCGAGACGGTCGCCGAGATCGCGGTGGCGGCCCAGTCTCAATTGGCACGACTCGAATCGAGGCGAGATCCATGA
- the cheB gene encoding chemotaxis-specific protein-glutamate methyltransferase CheB — protein MPRVLIVDDSPTAREVLATILGSDPELEVVGFARNGREGVAQVKKLKPDVVTMDLNMPVMDGFAATREIMIEEPTPIVIISGADRAAEVETAMETLRAGAVNLLLKPVGPSSPEYDARAKEVVRVVKAMAGVFVIRRRRHLMPKQADQVNAVSPPDYLTKPHRIRVIAIAASTGGPPALVKILGALPTDIPVPVLIVQHIADGFMDGFANWLDEVISLDVKIAKDHEPLLPATVYFAPQDRHLGVSQSRIRLSDASPVGGFRPAGTHLFQTVADAFGCDAVGVILTGMGNDGVEGLMKIHQAGGVTIAQDEASCVVFGMPRAAIEAGAVDSVLPLDAIGPRLDQLIENRSSETRR, from the coding sequence ATGCCGAGGGTCTTGATCGTCGACGACTCACCGACGGCGCGTGAGGTACTGGCAACCATTTTGGGATCCGACCCGGAACTGGAGGTGGTCGGGTTTGCCAGGAACGGACGCGAAGGAGTGGCACAGGTTAAAAAGCTGAAACCCGATGTGGTCACCATGGATTTGAACATGCCGGTCATGGACGGGTTTGCCGCCACCCGCGAAATCATGATCGAGGAACCGACGCCGATTGTGATCATTTCCGGGGCCGACCGAGCCGCCGAAGTCGAGACGGCGATGGAGACGCTGCGCGCCGGGGCGGTCAACCTGTTGCTTAAACCGGTCGGACCGTCATCCCCTGAATACGATGCCCGCGCGAAAGAAGTCGTCCGAGTCGTCAAAGCGATGGCGGGTGTGTTTGTCATCCGCCGCCGACGACATCTGATGCCCAAACAGGCCGATCAGGTCAACGCCGTCTCGCCGCCTGATTACCTGACCAAGCCACATCGGATCCGCGTGATCGCGATCGCCGCGTCGACCGGTGGACCGCCGGCGCTGGTCAAGATTCTCGGCGCGCTGCCGACCGACATTCCGGTACCCGTTTTGATCGTCCAGCATATCGCCGATGGGTTCATGGACGGTTTTGCGAACTGGTTAGACGAGGTCATTTCGCTGGACGTCAAGATTGCCAAGGACCATGAACCGTTGTTGCCCGCGACGGTCTATTTTGCGCCCCAGGATCGGCATCTCGGTGTCAGCCAATCACGCATCCGACTCTCCGACGCGTCTCCGGTCGGCGGCTTTCGTCCAGCCGGCACGCATCTGTTCCAGACCGTCGCCGATGCGTTCGGCTGCGATGCGGTGGGCGTGATTTTGACCGGGATGGGCAACGACGGTGTCGAGGGACTGATGAAGATTCATCAAGCCGGCGGCGTGACGATCGCCCAAGATGAAGCGTCGTGCGTCGTGTTCGGGATGCCGCGTGCCGCCATCGAGGCCGGTGCGGTCGATTCGGTGCTTCCGCTCGATGCGATCGGTCCGCGTCTTGACCAATTGATCGAGAATCGCTCGTCCGAGACCCGCCGCTAA
- a CDS encoding methyl-accepting chemotaxis protein, producing the protein MIDPPPSIETPGMSWPERFQSISLRWQFSALTAVAIVISMAAMGRIAFNRSRDVVTEMTLDKMKAETDAVANQIMSVVDQTRADTLTIPTFPPIPGIVRCWENEINPGQDPVQSGSTTELWITRLGQIVSAQMAFYPERIRCAVYDADGEGVMEVEKQGTSSVLITEGIDSIASERYFRSAIELNQAQVYISPMMQDRSGKVAVHFCTPFFSAAAGRQRQTLKGVFIITVDGRRLLESAVAFNPSRRDADREIDQLKVEIADESMQFLYSSGANAFPLFSPSVFKEVRPVRAERLTRRDTAGAYDRELDTYAAFVGAAERPDGRGMVATYRRMFYNAPEDNSRFWFVALSEYSETSLASVNELATTYVVIGSVVTLAALLLVFFIARKLTASLSALLASADQIAAGNLETEIAASHGMGEAGKLESSFRSMTEKLNAMIREASDQQARTKALFNATADGLVTIDSTGIVTSFNLAAESLFGYRADEVIGNNVSMLTPSPHREQHDGYLRRYFATGEARIIGHDRELDAVRKDGSTFPISLRVSELKRHDETVFIGLIQDITERKQAEAERLTLFQAIRDAVHRLAVATQQILATTSQQSAGTQEQAATVAEVVATADQISQSAAQAALRADDVAKSARHTDEIGNVGLRAIEDSVQAMDKVKLQVESIADSMLSLAERATAIGEITATVSEIAEQTNVLALNASVEASRAGEHGKGFAVVAAEVKSLAQESKRATAQVRVILGEIQQATNAAVLSTEQGTRTVHDANEVIGQAGGTIHSLATTLAESAQTASQISATANQQAAAVGQLNHGIRNIDTVTKQSVEAIGHIEDAARNLAALSDELASLTDR; encoded by the coding sequence TTGATTGACCCTCCCCCTTCGATCGAGACTCCCGGCATGAGCTGGCCCGAACGATTTCAATCGATCTCCCTGCGTTGGCAGTTTAGCGCGCTGACGGCGGTTGCGATCGTCATCTCGATGGCCGCCATGGGCCGGATCGCGTTCAACCGCAGCCGCGACGTCGTGACGGAGATGACGTTGGACAAGATGAAGGCGGAAACCGACGCGGTCGCCAATCAGATCATGAGCGTCGTCGACCAGACCCGGGCGGACACGCTGACGATCCCCACGTTTCCACCGATTCCCGGAATCGTCAGGTGCTGGGAAAACGAGATCAACCCCGGACAGGACCCGGTCCAATCGGGGTCAACCACCGAACTGTGGATCACCCGGTTGGGGCAAATCGTTTCGGCGCAGATGGCGTTTTATCCCGAGCGGATTCGCTGTGCGGTGTATGACGCTGACGGCGAAGGCGTGATGGAGGTGGAAAAGCAGGGAACCTCATCGGTGTTGATCACCGAGGGCATCGACTCGATCGCATCGGAACGTTATTTCAGGTCGGCGATCGAGTTGAATCAGGCCCAGGTGTACATTTCGCCGATGATGCAAGATCGATCGGGGAAGGTAGCGGTTCACTTCTGCACGCCATTTTTCTCCGCGGCAGCGGGCCGCCAACGGCAGACGCTCAAGGGCGTCTTCATCATCACCGTCGATGGACGCCGGCTGTTGGAGAGCGCCGTCGCGTTTAACCCGTCTCGACGGGATGCCGACCGTGAAATCGATCAACTGAAGGTCGAAATCGCGGACGAGTCGATGCAATTTCTCTACTCGAGCGGTGCCAACGCGTTCCCGCTGTTCAGCCCGTCGGTCTTCAAGGAGGTCCGGCCCGTCCGCGCAGAGCGTCTCACGCGTCGCGACACCGCGGGAGCCTATGATCGGGAACTCGACACGTACGCCGCATTCGTCGGCGCCGCCGAGCGACCGGATGGCCGCGGGATGGTGGCGACCTATCGGCGGATGTTCTACAACGCACCGGAGGACAACAGTCGATTCTGGTTCGTGGCCTTGAGCGAGTACAGCGAAACGTCGCTGGCGAGCGTCAATGAGTTGGCAACGACCTACGTGGTGATCGGATCGGTCGTCACCCTGGCCGCTTTGTTGCTGGTCTTCTTCATCGCCAGAAAACTGACCGCTTCGCTGTCGGCACTCTTGGCATCGGCGGACCAAATCGCGGCAGGCAATCTGGAGACGGAAATCGCCGCGTCGCACGGGATGGGCGAGGCGGGAAAGTTGGAGTCGTCGTTCCGTTCGATGACGGAAAAACTAAACGCGATGATCCGCGAGGCTTCCGATCAGCAGGCTCGCACCAAGGCGCTCTTCAATGCGACGGCCGACGGCTTGGTGACGATCGATTCAACGGGAATCGTCACGTCGTTCAATTTGGCCGCCGAATCGTTGTTCGGCTATCGAGCCGACGAAGTGATCGGAAACAATGTTTCGATGCTAACGCCCTCACCGCATCGCGAACAACATGACGGCTACTTGCGCCGTTACTTTGCCACCGGCGAAGCCCGAATCATCGGGCATGACCGCGAACTCGATGCGGTCCGCAAAGACGGCTCGACGTTCCCGATCTCGCTGCGCGTCTCGGAATTGAAACGGCACGACGAGACGGTCTTCATCGGACTGATCCAAGACATCACCGAACGCAAGCAGGCCGAGGCCGAACGGCTTACATTGTTCCAGGCCATTCGGGACGCGGTGCACCGTTTGGCCGTGGCGACCCAGCAAATCCTTGCGACCACCAGTCAACAGTCGGCCGGGACGCAGGAGCAAGCGGCAACGGTCGCCGAAGTCGTGGCCACGGCGGATCAAATCTCGCAATCCGCGGCGCAAGCCGCGCTACGAGCCGATGACGTCGCCAAATCCGCGCGTCACACCGACGAGATCGGCAACGTCGGGCTCCGGGCCATCGAAGATTCGGTCCAGGCCATGGACAAGGTCAAATTGCAGGTCGAATCAATCGCCGACAGCATGTTGTCCTTGGCCGAGCGGGCCACGGCGATCGGTGAGATCACCGCCACGGTCAGCGAGATCGCCGAGCAGACCAACGTCCTGGCACTCAACGCCTCGGTGGAAGCCTCCCGCGCCGGGGAACACGGCAAGGGGTTTGCCGTCGTCGCCGCCGAAGTCAAGTCGTTGGCACAAGAATCCAAGCGGGCAACCGCCCAGGTCCGCGTGATCCTGGGCGAGATCCAACAAGCCACCAATGCCGCCGTGTTGTCCACCGAACAGGGCACGCGCACGGTCCACGATGCCAATGAAGTCATCGGCCAAGCCGGCGGCACCATCCATTCGTTGGCGACGACGTTGGCCGAGTCGGCGCAAACGGCGTCACAAATCTCGGCGACCGCCAATCAACAGGCCGCCGCGGTGGGACAATTGAATCACGGTATCCGCAACATTGATACGGTCACCAAACAAAGCGTCGAAGCGATCGGACACATCGAAGATGCCGCTCGAAACCTGGCCGCGCTCAGTGACGAATTGGCGTCATTGACCGATCGCTAA
- a CDS encoding chemotaxis protein CheW, translated as MMTNEGSPREPFDWQGIKTRLSRAQESLCSAENLSDAQIKGLMTERSRQLARVPERVIDTSELIEVVRFRLGSEEAAIETRFVLALMRPQSITPIPDTDDFFLGLTNLRGEITAIIDLGCFLGLSGQTQRDSQVLVLGTEKPECAILVDELEHVTTIRKQDIREPSGGLGSVVDLLVGCTADAIMILDGDALLRCDRIYIDQNDQP; from the coding sequence ATGATGACCAACGAAGGATCGCCCAGGGAACCTTTCGACTGGCAAGGCATCAAGACGCGTCTGTCGCGTGCACAGGAGTCACTTTGCAGCGCGGAAAATCTGTCCGACGCGCAGATCAAAGGCCTGATGACCGAACGGTCCCGGCAACTGGCCCGCGTTCCCGAACGGGTGATCGATACGAGTGAGTTGATCGAAGTGGTTCGCTTTCGTCTCGGCAGCGAAGAGGCCGCGATCGAAACCCGATTCGTTCTGGCGCTGATGCGCCCGCAGTCGATCACGCCGATTCCCGATACCGACGACTTTTTTTTGGGGCTGACCAATCTGCGAGGCGAGATCACGGCCATCATAGATTTGGGATGTTTCTTGGGGCTTTCCGGCCAAACGCAACGCGATTCCCAGGTGCTGGTTCTGGGGACGGAAAAACCCGAGTGTGCGATTCTGGTGGACGAACTGGAACACGTGACCACCATCCGCAAACAAGACATCCGCGAACCGAGTGGCGGATTGGGCAGCGTCGTCGATCTATTGGTCGGCTGCACCGCCGACGCGATCATGATCTTAGACGGCGACGCCTTGCTTCGATGCGACCGAATTTACATTGATCAGAACGATCAACCTTGA
- a CDS encoding calcium-binding protein — MLRKLTFCLALAGLCGVANAGVFAFDDGPTRVVMIDGTSANDECEIKFRDDEDDDAIEAGRVEVELNGQEYEFEAIAGPYTRLYVVFRGWSGSDTLVAKDVALDFPEFFYIYFDGGNHHDDFDNQTDIDSTARGGSGEDVLIGGGGNDDLSGGKDFDILMGGDGNDDMSDYGDGIRDQMYGGDGADHFGRIIYQRNSGSRGYTLISGNRFMDYNSNEGDSYDFELQ, encoded by the coding sequence ATGTTAAGAAAATTGACCTTTTGCCTCGCTCTGGCAGGACTTTGCGGCGTCGCCAATGCAGGTGTGTTCGCCTTTGACGACGGCCCGACCCGCGTCGTCATGATCGACGGGACATCGGCCAACGACGAGTGCGAGATCAAGTTTCGGGACGACGAAGACGACGATGCCATCGAGGCCGGTCGAGTCGAAGTGGAACTCAATGGCCAGGAGTATGAATTCGAGGCGATCGCCGGTCCGTACACCCGACTGTACGTCGTGTTTCGCGGCTGGAGTGGAAGTGACACGCTGGTCGCCAAGGACGTCGCACTCGATTTCCCCGAGTTCTTCTACATCTACTTCGATGGCGGAAACCACCACGACGATTTTGACAACCAAACCGACATCGACAGCACCGCACGTGGCGGCAGCGGGGAAGACGTCTTGATCGGCGGAGGCGGCAACGATGACCTCTCTGGCGGCAAAGATTTCGACATCTTGATGGGTGGCGACGGAAATGATGACATGAGTGACTACGGCGACGGAATCCGTGACCAGATGTATGGTGGCGACGGTGCCGACCACTTCGGACGAATCATCTATCAACGCAACTCCGGATCACGAGGCTACACGCTGATCAGCGGAAACCGATTCATGGACTACAACAGCAACGAGGGTGACAGCTACGACTTCGAGCTGCAGTGA